CTCATTCTAAAAGTCAGAAGGCTAATCTCGCATCCGAGTCCCCCCAATTTTCACCCAACAAACCCAAAATTTCGAATTGAAAAACCCTAAATCTGAAAATAACGAAATAAATTATAGTTTCGTGCACAAATCTGAGGTCTTCGGCAGCTAGGGTTCTACTACAAGGACTCCAGAATCCATCGGTGAAGACGGATAAAAAGATAACAGCGAGGATTCTAGAAACAAAGGACAAGGCAAATTGGGTTTTGATCTGCAGAAAGAAAATTTTGCAATTTCCAGATTTTGATCGAATGGCGGAAAAGAGAAGATCGAATTGAGCAAACCAAGTCTACGAGAAGAGAGAGATGGAGGGAGAGATTGACACCTCACGCGCTACATCCATTATATTTGTAATAATTGCAACTATCCCCCAACAAACTTTCTAGAATTGGAGAAACCCCCTTAATATGTTTTACTTTTGTAATTTCTACCCAATAGGGACTCATCCACATTTTCCTGATATTAAATTATATATCAAATCAACCCATGTTCTAAAAATCGGCTGGGCGCTACACGCCTCTCTTCCGCCATAATTTATGCCAAATCGGTCTAAAAAATCGGATATCTGATTTTCTCCACCTAGACCGCTTAGCCGCCTAATCTATTTTTTTAATTATTTTTTTAATAATATTTTTATTTATTTATTTGATCTAAAATTTTATAAATATCATGTATATTCATAATTTTGACGAAAATTACACTATATTAAGTTTATATATTCTATTTGTGTGTTTTATATAATCTTAAACATGAAAATGTATTAATGTTATATACAATTAAAGATTAACATGTTTTATAACATAGTAAATAATCTAAAAATTCTCTCCCGCATAATTTCCGATTAATTCCCGATTTTTTTTTATGCGCTAGCCCAACCCGACCGACCAGCGCCTGGGGCGTTCCCGAACAGGAAACTGTTATAAAACTCATATTTTTGTCACTATAAAACATTACAAAGAGCAAATAATCCATGAAACATGAAAACAAATACAATACAATGGGAAAATAGTCAAATACCATTCTTCTAATATGTTCATCTCTTTCCCTTGCCTTTGCCTTTAGCATCAAAATGATGAGACTTAAGTTTCTTCTTCCTCACTGGAGCCCCTGTGTTGGCACTGCTTCCTTCCCTGAAAGGCATTCCCATCAGAGCCAATAGCTTCTGTCCTTCTTGATCTGTTTTAGCCGTTGTGCTGATGCATACATCCATTCCTCTTGCCTTCCCAATCGCATCAAATCTATATGTAAAATGACCAACCAACATAGAGTTCAATTGCAACCAAAGACAAGACAACGGACCAGTGGATATAAGAAGTTTCATGTATTTTACTACTAGTTTTGCTTCTGACGATAGATACTATAGAACTAACCTGATTTCAGGGAAAACACTTTGGTCTTTGACACCAATGCTGTAGTTACCGTTGCCATCGAAGCTACTGGGACTCACACCTTGGAAATCTCGTGTTCTTGGAAGTGCTAAATTGATCAGACGATCCAGGAACGAGTACATCACCTGTCACAACAGATATATGTTGAGAAAAAGGGGAAACTTTGATTAAGATTCAAGGGGAAAGAAGAAGAGCTCACGTCTCCTCTGAGAGTGACGGCAATGCCAAGAGGTTGATCTTCTCGAATCTTGAAAGTGGCAATGGAAGCTCTAGCTCTTGTCTTGACAGGCTTCTGCCCTGTAATAAGAGCTATATCTTTCATTGCAGCCTCCAAACCTTTGTCGTTCTGCGCTGCATCTCCTATACCACAATTCACTACAATCTTCTGAACCTTTGGAACCTGCCACAGAAGAATGACTTGACATTTTAAATTGCACTTCCATGATCTTGTCTAGAAAAATGTAATCATACTTCAAGTTCAAATACGGAACAAGACCCAAAAATTTCAGCAGAAAAACATTATTATCAGGACAAGAAGCTTATATTCAGACAGCTTCACTACATTTTCCACAGAAGAAACCAATCCCAGAAAAACACAAAAAAAAATACTACGAAATTAATACAAAACAAGAAGAATGCTCTTTAGATACGAAATTCAGAAGAACCTAAGCTCCACATTCCCACCAAAAAAAAAAAAAAAAAAACCAANNNNNNNNNNNNNNNNNNNNNNNNNNNNNNNNNNNNNNNNNNNNNNNNNNNNNNNNNNNCACCAAAAAAAAAAAAAAAGAAACCAATGAGGATTAGACTTCAACAACGTCATGAATCGCAACAGAACAACAAAAAAAAACTAGGAGATTAGAGGGTTACCTGGTGAATATTGATGTACTTGAACTCTTCTTTGAGCGCGGGGATGATTCTCTCCAGGTACGCGGTTTTGAGACGCTGGACTTTCTCCGCCTCAGATTTCTCCACCAGCACTGTTCCGGAGGCCGAGACTTTCACCACTTTTCTGAGAGATACCCGTGCGGAGGAAGGAACCGCTAGAGATGGGAAACGGCCGTGAAACGAAGAAGCAGAAGACTGCAGAAGCGAAGGACAGGCCATGGTCGAGGTTCCAAGTGGATAAAGTTTGCAGAAGAGAGAGAGAGAGAGCTCTCTCGGCGTCGCCTTTTGTAATTTCTGTCGACAAGGATTTCTCGTTTAACCCTCTTAAAGTAGACTATTTCCGTTAAAGCCCCATAACTAATTTTTGAAGTTCAAATTAACCTCATGGGGCAAATTCAATATGGGCCTAAAGTCCAGCCCATACTTTTCCTGGTACTCAGATTATATAACCCGTACCCGTTTTTTTTTTGGCATTTACAATAAAAGTCTCTCACCACACCGACCCGACAGCCCAAAGACCTTTCTTCTCCTTCTCTTCTTCTCGTTCTTCGTCTTCGCGGCTCAGGTCCTCGTTCGTTTTGGGCAGGCATGGCGATTCCTTACATGGAAACCGTCGTGGGTAAGCTTCGTATCATCCTCTTAGACATTCTATTCTCCACTTTCACTCGCGTAACACTTGGCTTCCTTTTTTTTTTTTTTCCTTTTCTCGTATTGAGATTCCGGTGACTGGTTTCTTACGCCATCATGCCTGCTTCTTGTTTCTGTATTTAGCTCTATAAATAGTTAAATACTTATTCTAACTTGATCTGAGGTCTTATTAATCAAACTGTTTCTCGTCGTACACGTGCGTTTGATCTGAGGTCTCGCCATGTCATCTCATCCTTGTGTTAGTGTATGTGTATGGAAGATTGTTTTCTTTTCTTGTTCAGCAAAGTTTAGGGTCTTAGAAAGAAAAGTTGAATCTTTTGTGTGTTTCTATGGGGTTTAGGGTTTAAAGAGATGATTTTTTCAAATGGCGTTAAGAGATGATTTTTTCAAATGGCGTTTTGTGTTGTGGATCCATTTTGTGAACATGAATAGAGGTGTATCAAATCTCCTCCACTGCTCACCTGGTTATATTGTATGATGTGCAAATTATTCAAACCTGTTGATCCTAAAGTCCTCATAGACATAGACATAACATTCTTGTTGCAATAGTTTAACCATATGAATAGCATCGTACATCAGATTCTGAACTAGAAAAGAAGAGAGATTTTTGAAAGTTGTATTCTGTTGTAGCATTGTATGTCAGATTCATATTCATTCATTGTTCTTTTTCTTTTTCAGGTTTTATGGTAGTGATGTACGTTTTTGAGACGTATTTGGATCTGAGGCAACACACTGCTCTCAAGCTCCCAACTCTCCCTAAAACCTTGGTTGGAGTCATTAGCCAAGACAAGTTTGAGAAATCTCGTGCATACAGTCTTGACAAAAGGTTTGGTCTCAGTTAGTATTCTTCTTATTCTTTAGATTTCGTTAGTTTCTTGTAATCTATTATCACTGAGTGTTGTTTCATTTTTTACAGCCATTTTCACTTTGTTCATGAGTTTGTGACTATCCTTATGGACTCTGCCATTTTGTTCTTCGGGATCTTGCCTTGGTTCTGGAAGGTACATTTCTCATTTCATTATTCGTATTATGATAAAATTTTAATTGTTCATTTTTTTTTTCCTGTAGATATCTGGAGCCTTTCTACCAATGGTGGGACTGGATCCAGAGAATGAAATCCTGCACACTCTTTCATTCTTGGCTGGTGTTATGACATGGTCACAGGTCTTTTAAACTAACCCCTTCATATAGTGTCTTAATATGTTTAAGGATCCACAGATATCTATTTGTGAAGATAATATGGTTTCTTTGATATTCTGATGCAGATCACTGATTTGCCATTTTCTTTGTACTCAACTTTCGTGATTGAGTCTCGGCATGGGTTCAACAAAGTATGTCGTATTTTCGAATAACACCTTGTGTCCTAGCTTTTCCTTGCTAAATGTGGATTAAAGTTTATCATATATTATGGTTGCAGCAAACAATATGGATGTTCATTAGGGACATGATCAAAGGAATACTTCTCTCTGTCATACTTGCCCCTCCTATCGTTGCCGCAATAATTGTTATAGTTCAGGTTTGGCGATTCTTGGTTCATCTTATTCTGTGTTTCTCTTATATATGACACTGTTCTCTATGAATGTAAGCTTGCAAGTTTTCAGTTTTGGTTTTAATCTTCTTCTTTTTTGCAGAAAGGAGGTCCTTACCTTGCCATCTATCTGTGGGCATTCATGTTTATCCTGTCTCTAGTGATGATGACTATATACCCTGTTTTGATTGCACCTCTTTTCAACAAGTTCACTCCTGTGAGTATTCCAGTCATTTTACAAGTCAGACATATTTTTTGTCACACTGTCGTAGTCAGGAATCCAAAATCTTCCTTTTATATTTGGGTATAGCTTCCAGATGGAGACCTCCGGGAGAAGATTGAGAAACTTGCTTCTTCTCTAAAGTTTCCTCTGAAGAAGCTGTTTGTTGTCGATGGATCTACAAGGTCAAGCCATAGTAATGTGAGGATCTTAAAGGCTTGAGATCTCTTCCTACCTACATTTTCTAGCGACTATAGGAAAGAAGCTCATGTTTCTTGTTACATTTCACAGGCTTACATGTATGGTTTCTTCAAGAACAAAAGGATTGTTCTTTATGACACATTGATTCAGCAGGTACTGCAAGTCTCGGTGCTTCAAGCGAACTATTCTCACATTCAGACTGGTTCTGAAATATAAGATTATCTTTTCTAATGTGCAGTGCCAGAATGAGAATGAAATTGTGGCGGTTATTGCACACGAGCTGGGACACTGGAAGCTGAATCACACTACATACTCGTTCATTGCTGTTCAAGTGAGCAACGACTGTCCAAAACTTATTTACTCATTATCTTCATTCAGCGTCTTATTTCTCCATGTTTTTACTGCAGATCCTTGCTTTCTTGCAATTTGGAGGATACACTCTTGTCAGAAACTCCACTGATCTCTTCAGGAGTTTTGGATTTGATACACAACCAGTTCTCATTGGTTTGATCATATTTCAGGTTTGTTTATTTTTGGTTTTGGACACTGAACTCATAGAATCAATCTTATATATATATTCTCCTGTGTGATTCTCACAGCACACTGTAATACCACTTCAACACCTAGTAAGCTTTGGCCTCAACCTTGTTAGTCGAGCGTTTGAGTTTCAGGTAAAATCTTACAATCCCTCAAGATCCAGTCAAAGTTTCTTTCTTTCTTTCTTTAAATACCATCACTAGATCTGAGTTAACGTTTTTGTTTGCAGGCTGATGCTTTTGCAGTGAATCTTGGGTATGCAAAGGATCTACGTCCTGCCCTAGTGAAGCTACAGGTCAGAGAAGACAGCAGAAATCAAAACACAGACTGTTTATACTCAAGTTGTGACACATGTTTTAATGGTTGTTGTTTTTGTTGGGGGGTCTTTTGCAGGAAGAGAACTTATCAGCGATGAACACTGACCCATTGTACTCAGCTTATCACTACTCACACCCTCCTCTTGTAGAGAGGCTTCGAGCCATTGATGGACAAGACAAGAAGACAGATTAAGTCCGTATAAGCTCTCGTCTTCTTTACGGATTCGTGACACTTTTACTCTCAGTATCTTTCGAATGTTAGGTAAAAAAAAACATTTAGGCACGGGCCCTCTTTTGTATCTTCACAGTGTCTTTTGCTTAGTTACTAGTTAATGTGAAATCAGTGTTACTTTTTGATTTGATCATTTCTGATCCGGTCGATCCTATCAAGAACCATTTTTTTGCCTGATTTTTTCTGTTTATTCTCCTATTATTTTCGCCGTTTTCATGATGTGGACTTCAGTAGCAGATCTTTGGCAAAGCTTCTTTATAAAAAAGTTTGGGTGGAAGTGAGGAAAGGTTAAGTAGTCTTCCTAGGGATTATTTAGCATCAAATGATGACATGACATCATCACGCACTTTCCTATCTTTAACTTTATCTCTTGTTTAGGAGTGTGATTAAGCTGTTACTAATCTAGATTAGAATTGTAAATGATGTCGAAATGGGCTATAATATCATCACCTGTATCAGTATGAAAATGACATTATATTAATAATAGTCATTTTTTGACGAGTCGTTACGGAATAAAATGTCATGGAAACCGACAATTGGCTTGTATACATACTAGCAAACACCAAGTCGTACTCGAACTACTTACTGACTAGAGAAAAGTTTTAAAGTTTTAAAGTTTTTAAATTTTATTTTTGCTGCATGAACATTCACACATGGAGTCATTTAACCGCTGTTCTGGAACGCGCTAGTCGGGCGGTCGGGTTGGACCTAGCACCTAAAAAGAAAATCAGGGATTAATCAGAAATTATGCAGGGCGGAATTTTTAGATGGTTTATTATGTTATAAAACATGTTAATCTTTAACTGTGTATAACATTAATACATTTTCATGTTTAAGATTGTATAAAACACACAAATAGAATATATAAACTTAATATAGTGTAATTTTCATCAAAATTATGAATATAAATGATATTTATAAAATTTAGATCAAATAAATAAATAAAAATATTATTAAAAATAAAAAAAAAAAATTAAAAAAAATAGATTAGGCTGCTAGGCGGTCATTTAGGCGGTCTAGGCGGAAAAAATTGGATATCCGATTTTTTAAACCGATTTGGCATAAATCGGGGTAGAAAAGTGACGCGTAGCGCCTAGGCGGTCGATTTTTAGAAGAGGGCATTTAACTTGTATGTGCATCAGATCCTCACATTAATATCATCACACCTATTTTTGTGGGTTTTTCAGTTAATGAAAATGTTCATTTTTTTTATATAGTTGCTTATTCACGAGTCATTAGGGGAATAAAATGTCACGCAAGTTTTTTTAGTCAAAAAAGTTTGGCAGGCATAGACTAGAAAACCGAGATGGACTTGTATACCTCTAACAAAACCAAGTCGTATTCAAATGACTGACTTGGAGATAATTTTAGTCATTAGTTAATTGGCATTTGGCAATATGAACATTCCCATACGAAGTCATTTACTTGTTCAATTGATCTATAAAAATATAAAATAATGGGAGTGTAATAATTCCAGACCACCACACCACCTAATCCTAGAAAAGAATAATTAAAAAAAAAAATAGGAAGTTGACTTATTAGAAAGAAAAGAAAGAAGGAAGAAGACTAAAACCCGTTAAGGGTCACGGGTCGCCCGAGAGAGAGAGAAGAGCCTAAACGGGTTCAAAAAAAAAAAAAAGAAGAAGGTCAGGTCCACACGTATTCGGAGAAATGTCAACAACACCCACACATCTCCTTCCCTTTTAGCCTCTCTCTCTCTCTCTCTCTCTCTCTCTCTCTCTCTCTCCCTCAGTTTCTGTGTGCGTGTGTCTTGGTTTCCGATTCAATTCGATTTTTGTAGGCGTTTTATTCACAAAGGTAAGCTAAGCTATGTCGGCGGAGAACTGTTTTGGCGGCGGCGGTGGTGATCAGAGCACGAAAGGATTGGCTACTCACGGTGGTCAGTACGTTCAGTACAATGTCTACGGAAACATCTTCGAAGTGACTAGAAAGTACGTTCCTCCTCTTCGCCCCATCGGCAGAGGCGCTTACGGCATCGTCTGGTCAGAGATCTTCTTACTCTTCGATCTGTGTGATCTTCATGGATTTGATTGAATAATTGATTTTACTCTGTTTGGATTAGGGTTTTGATGGAGCTCACTTTTGAAAGTTTTATTTTTTTATTTTTTTATATCTCTGTGTTCAGTGCTGCTACAAACTCAGAGACTGGAGAGGAAGTAGCCATCAAGAAGATCGGTAACGCTTT
The DNA window shown above is from Brassica oleracea var. oleracea cultivar TO1000 chromosome C3, BOL, whole genome shotgun sequence and carries:
- the LOC106331556 gene encoding CAAX prenyl protease 1 homolog, whose protein sequence is MAIPYMETVVGFMVVMYVFETYLDLRQHTALKLPTLPKTLVGVISQDKFEKSRAYSLDKSHFHFVHEFVTILMDSAILFFGILPWFWKISGAFLPMVGLDPENEILHTLSFLAGVMTWSQITDLPFSLYSTFVIESRHGFNKQTIWMFIRDMIKGILLSVILAPPIVAAIIVIVQKGGPYLAIYLWAFMFILSLVMMTIYPVLIAPLFNKFTPLPDGDLREKIEKLASSLKFPLKKLFVVDGSTRSSHSNAYMYGFFKNKRIVLYDTLIQQCQNENEIVAVIAHELGHWKLNHTTYSFIAVQILAFLQFGGYTLVRNSTDLFRSFGFDTQPVLIGLIIFQHTVIPLQHLVSFGLNLVSRAFEFQADAFAVNLGYAKDLRPALVKLQEENLSAMNTDPLYSAYHYSHPPLVERLRAIDGQDKKTD
- the LOC106331498 gene encoding 50S ribosomal protein L5, chloroplastic, yielding MACPSLLQSSASSFHGRFPSLAVPSSARVSLRKVVKVSASGTVLVEKSEAEKVQRLKTAYLERIIPALKEEFKYINIHQVPKVQKIVVNCGIGDAAQNDKGLEAAMKDIALITGQKPVKTRARASIATFKIREDQPLGIAVTLRGDVMYSFLDRLINLALPRTRDFQGVSPSSFDGNGNYSIGVKDQSVFPEIRFDAIGKARGMDVCISTTAKTDQEGQKLLALMGMPFREGSSANTGAPVRKKKLKSHHFDAKGKGKGKR